Within Candidatus Krumholzibacteriia bacterium, the genomic segment TTTGCAGATACCCGCGCGGTTAACTATAATTGATGTCACGGAGTTACATGATGCGGAACCCCTTTTTGGCAGTGCTGGCGGTGGCGATGGCGGGCGCGGTTTTCGCGCCGGCCGTGGCGAGCGCCCAGGCCGTCAAGGGCGACCCCGCCGAGGAGTACAGCGTGCGCATCGCGCGGCTCAAGTACGCGGGCGGCGGCGACTGGTATGCGGACCCCTCGTCCATTCCCAACTGGCTCTCCGAGTTCGAGCGCCGCACCGGGGTGAAGACCTTCAAGGAAGAGAAGGTGGTCACCCTCACCGACGAGAACCTGCGCGCGTATCCGTTTCTGTACATGACCGGCCACGGCACGGTGAAGCTCTCGCACGAGGAGCGCGACGCGCTGCGTGCCTACCTGGAAGACGGTGGCTTCCTGTACGCCAACGACAACTACGGGATGGACGCGTCGTTTCGCGCCATGGTGCGCGACGTGTTCCCGGACCGCCCCTTCGAGGAGCTCTCCGCGGACCACCCCATCTTTCACTGTTTCTACGACCTGCCGGGGCTGCCCAAGATTCACGAGCACGACGGCAAGCCGCCGCAGGCATTCGGCGTCACCGTCGACGACCGCCTGGTGATTTTCTATTCGTACGAGTCCGACATCGGTGATGGCCTGGAAGATCCGGATGTGCACAGGGATCCGCCCGCCAAGCGCGAACTCGCCATGAAGATGGCAACCAACGTCCTCATGTACGCGCTCACCCAGAGCGTGCTCCTGTGACGGAAAGAGAGACGCGATGAAACCGGCCGCCAACGACGCCCTGCGCGGGTACCTTCGAGCGATTCTGCTGCGCGCGGCCGCACTGCACTTCGGCGCCGGTCTGGTGAGCGTTCTCGCGGGCGTGGCGTGGATTCTGCTCGCCATCGTCATCTGGTCCGCGTTCGTTTCCGCACCCAGTCTCGCGGTGGCCACGTGGGTGGCGCGCATTGCGGTTGCCGCCATCGTCGCCATGGTGACGTGGTTCATCGTGGTGCCGCTGGTCCGCATGCCCGGGGTAGACCGGCTTGCAAATGAGATCGAGCGCCGGCAGGACCTGAAGGAACTGGTGCGCGCCGGCTTCGAGTTCAGCCGCGACGAGAAGGCTTCGCAGCGCTACTCGCCCGAACTGGTCAAGGAAGTCATCCGCCAGGCGGTGGAGCGGCTCTCCGGCATTCGTGTGCGCTCCATTTTCCTCGACCGGCGCCAGCTCGCGCTGGTTCCGGTGGCGCTGGGCGGACTGGTGGTGCTGCTGGGCATCTCGCTCTTCAACCCGCGCATCGTCACCGACGCCGGGCGCCGCGTGATTTCGCCGGCGGAGATCGCCGCCGCGCCGCACGGCCCCAACATCCAGGCGCAGCCGGGCAACGTGACCGTGCTGGCGGGCAGCGATGTCACCGTGAGCGGCCTCGACCTGGGCGAGAGCGACATGCCGGTGGAAGTATCCTTTAATCTGTCGGCGGATTTCTGGAAGACCGAGCCCACGCAGATCGTGCGCCGCGACCCGGCCGCGGAGCTGGCGTTCGACCGCTACGACTACACCTTCAAGGACATCCGCAACACCACGTCGTACTACTTCCAGGCGGGAAACTACAAGAGCCGCACGTACACCATCACCGTGGTGCACGAGCCCATTCTCACCGATGTGCGCGTGACGCTGACACCGCCCGCGTATACGGGCGAGCCCGTCACCACGCTCACCGACAACGCCGGCAACGTGCAGGCGCTGGAGGGCACGCAGGTCAAGGTGGAGGCGCGCAGCAACAACCCGTTGCGCGCGGCGTGGGTGCAGTTCGGCGCCACCGACAGGAAGCCGGTGGCGCACGAGGGTCGCGACCTGTCGTTCGAGTTCGCGGCACTCGCGGACGGTCAGTACCGCGTACTGCTGGAGGACTCGCTGGGCTTCGCCACCCGCGATCCGCTCACCTATACCATTGAGGTCTTCCAGGACAACCCGCCCAGCGTGGACGTGCTGGAGCCCGGCGAAGACACCGACATGCCGCGCACGCAGCAGGTGGACATTGGCTTTGTGGCCGCGGACGACTACGGCGTCACCCGCGCCACGCTGCACCACCGCCGCACCGGCGCGGACGAGTTCTCGCGCATCACCGTGCCGCTGGGAGAGCAGAAGAACCGGAAGGAACTGGCGGTGGCCTACCGATGGGACCTCTCCGGCATCACCCTCTTCCCGGGCAACGCGGTGGAGTACTACGTGGAGGTGGCGGACAACAACGTGGTCACCGGGCCGGGGGTGGCGCGCAGCAAGATATTCCACATCACCATGCCCACCATTGCCGAGCTGTACGACAACGCGCGCGAAGACGAGAGCAAGCGCGCCGAGGCGCTGGAGAGCGCCATCGAGGATAGCAAGCAGTTGAGCGAGCAGCTGGAGAAGATCTCCCGCGAGTACCTGAAGACCGAAAAAATGGAGTGGTCGCAGAAGAAGGAACTCGACCGCGCCATCGAGAACCAGAAGTCGGTGCAGGAGAAACTCTCCGAGGTGAAGGAGTCGCTCGACAAGACCCTGCAGCAGCTCTCCGACAACGAGATGACCACGCAGGAAATCGGCAAGAAGCTGGAAGAGATTCGCGAGCTGATGGACGAGATCAACTCCGCCGAGTTGCAGAAGTACATGGAAGAGCTGCGCCAGGCCATGGAGAAGATGAGCCCGCAGGACGTGCGCCAGGCGCTGGAGAACCTGGAGCTCAACACCGAGGAGATGCTGGAGCGCCTGGAGCGCACGGCGAGCCTGCTCAAGCAGCTGCAGAAGGAACAGAAGATGGAGGAGATGGTCCGCAAGGCGCAGGACCTCATGGAGAAGCAGGCCGACCTCAACGAGGAGACCGGCGACGCATCCGACCAGGACGGCGCCAAGATGAACGAACTGTCCGAGCGGCAGGAAGAACTGGCCAAGCAGGCGGCGGAGATGCAGAAGTCGGCGGAGGACCTCGCCGGCGAGATGGACGACCAACAGGTGTCGAAGGAACTACAGCAGATGTCCGAGGACATGAAGTCGCCCGAGGGCCCGCAGGAGAACATGGAGAACGCCGCGCAGAACCTCCAGCAGCAGCAGCGCCAGCAGGCCATGCAGCAGCAGCAGGAGGCCATGGACAAGATGGTGAGCCTGTTCAAACGCGCGCAGCAGGCGCAGCAGTCCATGCAGCAGAACCAGAACCAGCAGATGGCGGCCAACTTCCAGAAGTTTGCGCGCCAGACGCTGGACCTGT encodes:
- a CDS encoding DUF4175 family protein — translated: MKPAANDALRGYLRAILLRAAALHFGAGLVSVLAGVAWILLAIVIWSAFVSAPSLAVATWVARIAVAAIVAMVTWFIVVPLVRMPGVDRLANEIERRQDLKELVRAGFEFSRDEKASQRYSPELVKEVIRQAVERLSGIRVRSIFLDRRQLALVPVALGGLVVLLGISLFNPRIVTDAGRRVISPAEIAAAPHGPNIQAQPGNVTVLAGSDVTVSGLDLGESDMPVEVSFNLSADFWKTEPTQIVRRDPAAELAFDRYDYTFKDIRNTTSYYFQAGNYKSRTYTITVVHEPILTDVRVTLTPPAYTGEPVTTLTDNAGNVQALEGTQVKVEARSNNPLRAAWVQFGATDRKPVAHEGRDLSFEFAALADGQYRVLLEDSLGFATRDPLTYTIEVFQDNPPSVDVLEPGEDTDMPRTQQVDIGFVAADDYGVTRATLHHRRTGADEFSRITVPLGEQKNRKELAVAYRWDLSGITLFPGNAVEYYVEVADNNVVTGPGVARSKIFHITMPTIAELYDNAREDESKRAEALESAIEDSKQLSEQLEKISREYLKTEKMEWSQKKELDRAIENQKSVQEKLSEVKESLDKTLQQLSDNEMTTQEIGKKLEEIRELMDEINSAELQKYMEELRQAMEKMSPQDVRQALENLELNTEEMLERLERTASLLKQLQKEQKMEEMVRKAQDLMEKQADLNEETGDASDQDGAKMNELSERQEELAKQAAEMQKSAEDLAGEMDDQQVSKELQQMSEDMKSPEGPQENMENAAQNLQQQQRQQAMQQQQEAMDKMVSLFKRAQQAQQSMQQNQNQQMAANFQKFARQTLDLSFRQEALAGGLKEGAVRESDPSSWDNFAEDQLSYLQATEKVADEVMKIGMMSMMVPPALMESLGEAINRMQSSMLFLEQNKPYMSTAHASNAVESLNKATIEMLRSAQSCSSGQSGQGKPSAQQMLQSMIPRQQDIIKETQSMMQMRIAEEALRQQRQAQLDRLAGEQRSLQEIAKQIQESMRGEQQPLGKLDRAIQDMEAVVESLKQGNLNDDLVSRQQRILSRMLDAERSVHTRDYEKERESMTADEVFSRTLGRRPESADAQSLRDEIQRAMQLKAPGEFEDLIRMYFRALADESPADAAPRGN
- a CDS encoding DUF4159 domain-containing protein, with amino-acid sequence MMRNPFLAVLAVAMAGAVFAPAVASAQAVKGDPAEEYSVRIARLKYAGGGDWYADPSSIPNWLSEFERRTGVKTFKEEKVVTLTDENLRAYPFLYMTGHGTVKLSHEERDALRAYLEDGGFLYANDNYGMDASFRAMVRDVFPDRPFEELSADHPIFHCFYDLPGLPKIHEHDGKPPQAFGVTVDDRLVIFYSYESDIGDGLEDPDVHRDPPAKRELAMKMATNVLMYALTQSVLL